Genomic window (Thomasclavelia spiroformis DSM 1552):
TTCTTCACTAATATCTTGAATTATTTTTGCAAAATCAACTTGTAATCCTTTTGGTAAATGGAAACCATACATATTTTCCATAACATAAGCAACACCACCTTTACCTGATTGTGAGTTAATTCGAACAATTGGTTCATATTGACGTCCTAAATCACTTGGATCAATTGGTAAATAAGGCACTTCCCAAATTTCGCTTTTTCTTTCATGCATTGCATGCATTCCTTTATTGATTGCATCTTGATGACTACCAGAAAAAGCTGTAAAAACCAAACTTCCTACATATGGTTGTCGTGGTGGAATTTCCATTTTAGTACATTTTTCATAAACATGTTTTAAATGATTAATATTACTTATATTAAGTTTAGGATCAACTCCTTGAGTAAACATATTTAATGCTACATTTACAATATCAAGATTTCCAGTTCTTTCCCCATTACCAAATAAAGTTCCTTCAACACGATCAGCACCTGCTAAAATACCTAATTCAGTAGCTGCAACACCACATCCACGATCATTATGTGTATGAAGTGATAAAATAACACGATCACGATTTTTAAAATGCGTTGACATCCATTCTATTTGATCAGCATAAACATTTGGAGTTGACATTTCAACTGTTGATGGTAAGTTAATAATTACTTTTTTATTTTCATCTGCTCCCCATTCATCCATTACTGCTTCACATACTTCTAAAGCATAATCTAATTCTGTTCCGGTAAAACTTTCTGGTGAATATTCAAGAATTACTTCTCCATCAAATTCTTTACTTAATTCTTTAACTAATTTTACCCCATCAACTGCAATTTGTTTAATCTCTTCTTTATTTTTATGAAAAACTACATCTCTTTGTAAAGTAGAAGTAGAGTTATATACATGTACGATTGCTCGCTTTAACCCCTTTAATGATTCAAATGTCTTTCTAATCAAATGCTCCCTAGCTTGTGTTAACACTTGAACGGTAACATCATCAGGAATTAAGTTTTCTTCAATTAAAATTCTTAGAAAATCATATTCTATTTGACTAGAAGAAGGAAAACCAACTTCTATTTCTTTAAATCCCATATCAACTAAGAGTTGAAACATCTCT
Coding sequences:
- the leuA gene encoding 2-isopropylmalate synthase, with the translated sequence MKYQKYKRFEPISFKERTWPDKQIEKAPIWVSVDLRDGNQALITPMKIEEKVEMFQLLVDMGFKEIEVGFPSSSQIEYDFLRILIEENLIPDDVTVQVLTQAREHLIRKTFESLKGLKRAIVHVYNSTSTLQRDVVFHKNKEEIKQIAVDGVKLVKELSKEFDGEVILEYSPESFTGTELDYALEVCEAVMDEWGADENKKVIINLPSTVEMSTPNVYADQIEWMSTHFKNRDRVILSLHTHNDRGCGVAATELGILAGADRVEGTLFGNGERTGNLDIVNVALNMFTQGVDPKLNISNINHLKHVYEKCTKMEIPPRQPYVGSLVFTAFSGSHQDAINKGMHAMHERKSEIWEVPYLPIDPSDLGRQYEPIVRINSQSGKGGVAYVMENMYGFHLPKGLQVDFAKIIQDISEEEGEVSPERVYDTFIEEYVDNEEPYRFIKQKLIDISEDDSEYERRAEITIEDHGEVVTLVGYGNGPIDAVKNALNSLSDMHTHLLDYSEHALTSGSSSKAAAYVYLRAKGSACQEYGVGIHPNITTATIMAIISGMNRLSRAMK